The sequence CGGTCGTCATCCTCAGCGCGCACACGGAGAGCGGCGCCCGGACGACCTTCGACTGCCTCGAGGCCGGCGCGGTCGATTTCGTGACCAAGACCCGGCGGGGAAGCGTGTTCGACGGGGCGGAACTCCGTTCGAAGGTCAGGGCGGCCGCGTCGGTCGACGCGGCCAAGGTCCGCTTCGAACCCCCCGCGCGCAGCATGAAGGTCGCCCGCCGGCGGGCGGTCTCGACCGATCCCTGCCACGCGGTGATCATCGGGGCCAGCACGGGCGGTCCCCAGGCGTTGATGGAGGTCGTGCCGCGGTTGCCGGCCGATCTCGAGGCGGCGGTCGTCGTCGTGCAGCACATGCCCCCGAATTTCACGCGCTACATGGCCGAACGTCTCGATGCGTGCTCGATGCTTCCGGTCATCGAGGCGGAGGAGGGAATGCCCGTCAGGCCTGGACAGGTGATCGTCGCTCCCGGCGGCATGCACCTCTTCGTCCAGGAGCGCCGCACGTGCCCGGCATTCATGCTCCTCGCGCGGAACCGGTTCCAGCGGACGGCCTGTCCGTCGGTGGATTTCGCGATGACCTCCTTCTCGTCCCTCTTCGGGGAACGCATGACGGCCGTCGTGCTCACCGGCATGGGGAAAGACGGCGTCTCGGGGTGCCGCGCGGTGCGAGCCGCGGGGGGCGGGGTCATCTGCCAAAACCGGGAGACGAGCATGATCTTCGGCATGCCGGGGGCCGTGGTCGCCAGCGGGATCCGCTGCGAGCTGCTTCCGCTCCCGGAGATCGCGCGGGCCGTCACCCGCAGCGTGAATGGCGCTGCCGCGAGGGAGGCGTGCGATGAAGGTCGATGACTACAAGGCGCTGTTCACGACCGAAGCCGA is a genomic window of Candidatus Krumholzibacteriota bacterium containing:
- the cheB gene encoding chemotaxis-specific protein-glutamate methyltransferase CheB: MRRLIVDALEEDPGIEVIGEAADGREALRMVVELRPDCVTLDLEMPRMDGLETLRYIMGEWPTPVVILSAHTESGARTTFDCLEAGAVDFVTKTRRGSVFDGAELRSKVRAAASVDAAKVRFEPPARSMKVARRRAVSTDPCHAVIIGASTGGPQALMEVVPRLPADLEAAVVVVQHMPPNFTRYMAERLDACSMLPVIEAEEGMPVRPGQVIVAPGGMHLFVQERRTCPAFMLLARNRFQRTACPSVDFAMTSFSSLFGERMTAVVLTGMGKDGVSGCRAVRAAGGGVICQNRETSMIFGMPGAVVASGIRCELLPLPEIARAVTRSVNGAAAREACDEGR